The following are encoded in a window of Magnolia sinica isolate HGM2019 chromosome 11, MsV1, whole genome shotgun sequence genomic DNA:
- the LOC131218205 gene encoding UPF0481 protein At3g47200-like, translating to MGNLFKEVMNVVAEARKFYAAEIMSKLRDEAFARMMFLDGCFVLYFIQGMNRGNIDLEISNRLILLIVRDMFLLENHLPFLVLDALMSLRFDSNKKLKGKIVKFIEWEVLLPMGLSFFIPHWWFTGRRDDDPLHLLDALRTMLLGSHPSDPNKKYRYRLHNFGSIMELKEVGIRFEKSDSGYLTDIRFKEYFFFPRLLLPSIVINGVTISQLLNLTSFEMCSDIHSGCGVTSYICFLDSLINHGADVKELRSKGILHHALGSDEEVALLFNEWPIEGMNDLYVYFEVKERIYSHRHYNVKVSIARVLHTYFKSPWTAISFVAAVLLLLFTAIQTGFAAFPRR from the coding sequence ATGGGCAATCTCTTCAAGGAGGTTATGAATGTGGTAGCTGAGGCGAGAAAGTTCTACGCTGCTGAGATAATGTCCAAACTAAGGGATGAAGCTTTTGCACGCATGATGTTCTTGGATGGTTGTTTCGTTTTATATTTCATCCAAGGCATGAATAGAGGAAACATCGACTTAGAAATAAGCAATCGTCTCATTCTTCTCATTGTTCGAGACATGTTCTTGCTCGAAAACCATCTTCCATTTTTAGTCCTTGATGCTTTGATGAGCTTGAGATTTGATTCtaataagaaattgaaaggaaagatCGTGAAATTCATCGAATGGGAAGTCCTACTTCCCATGGGATTATCATTCTTTATCCCTCACTGGTGGTTTACTGGAAGAAGAGATGATGACCCGCTTCACCTCCTTGACGCTCTCCGGACCATGTTGCTGGGCTCTCATCCCTCAGATCCGAACAAAAAATACAGGTACAGGCTACATAACTTCGGCTCCATTATGGAACTCAAGGAAGTTGGGATTAGGTTCGAGAAGAGCGACAGTGGATATTTGACAGACATCCGTTTTAAGGAATACTTCTTCTTCCCACGGCTGTTGCTTCCATCAATCGTCATCAACGGTGTCACCATATCTCAGCTGCTGAACTTGACTTCCTTCGAGATGTGCTCCGATATTCATTCAGGTTGTGGTGTTACATCCTACATTTGCTTTCTGGATTCTCTCATCAATCATGGTGCAGATGTGAAGGAGCTTCGATCCAAGGGCATACTCCACCACGCCCTTGGCAGCGATGAAGAGGTAGCACTTCTATTCAACGAGTGGCCGATTGAAGGGATGAATGATCTCTATGTGTACTTCGAGGTCAAGGAACGCATATACTCACATCGTCATTATAATGTGAAGGTATCAATAGCTAGAGTTTTGCACACCTATTTCAAGAGCCCATGGACTGCCATCTCCTTTGTTGCTGCAGTTCTCCTTCTCCTCTTCACCGCCATTCAGACGGGCTTTGCCGCATTCCCTCGACGTTAA